In the genome of Nocardia terpenica, one region contains:
- a CDS encoding alpha-isopropylmalate synthase regulatory domain-containing protein, translated as MTLTIDTHAFIAAAPKGLRTECGELTPAEFFDRYCDVTGSVTLSDWACAGRAPNAVFTATLEFGDRPRTVVAAGSPVAALTSALYEEGYPVEILQFHQRRTEAGTATFVQCESHGRRGWGAAVADDSAESSVRAMIAGINQLDR; from the coding sequence ATGACTCTCACCATCGACACACATGCCTTCATCGCCGCGGCGCCCAAGGGCCTGCGCACCGAGTGCGGGGAGCTGACCCCCGCCGAGTTCTTCGACCGCTACTGCGACGTCACCGGTTCGGTCACGCTCAGCGACTGGGCGTGCGCGGGCCGCGCTCCGAACGCCGTGTTCACCGCGACGCTGGAGTTCGGCGACCGGCCGCGCACCGTGGTGGCGGCCGGCAGCCCGGTGGCCGCGCTCACCTCGGCCCTCTACGAGGAGGGCTACCCGGTCGAGATTCTGCAATTCCACCAGCGCCGCACCGAGGCGGGCACCGCCACCTTCGTGCAGTGCGAGTCGCACGGGCGGCGGGGCTGGGGCGCCGCCGTGGCCGACGACAGCGCGGAATCGAGCGTGCGCGCCATGATCGCCGGTATCAACCAGCTCGACCGCTAG
- the trxA gene encoding thioredoxin codes for MSTQTLTETNFDEVVTGNDVVLVDFWAEWCGPCRSFAPTYEASSEKHPDVVHGKVDTEAQQGLASAANIRSIPTIMAFREGVLVFAQPGALPPAALEDLVTQVKALDMDEVRKQLAEQQAE; via the coding sequence ATGTCCACCCAGACCTTGACCGAAACGAACTTCGACGAGGTAGTCACCGGCAACGATGTGGTGCTGGTCGACTTCTGGGCGGAGTGGTGCGGCCCGTGCCGGTCCTTCGCTCCGACCTACGAAGCCTCCTCGGAGAAGCATCCCGACGTCGTCCACGGAAAGGTCGACACCGAGGCCCAGCAGGGCCTGGCGTCCGCCGCCAATATCCGGTCCATCCCGACCATCATGGCTTTCCGCGAGGGCGTGCTGGTGTTCGCGCAGCCCGGCGCGCTGCCCCCGGCCGCGCTGGAGGACCTGGTCACCCAGGTGAAGGCCCTCGATATGGACGAGGTCCGCAAGCAGCTCGCCGAACAGCAGGCCGAGTAA